In one window of Denticeps clupeoides chromosome 2, fDenClu1.1, whole genome shotgun sequence DNA:
- the znf488 gene encoding zinc finger protein 488 has translation MEQVDSKCLHHALSDAFSGVRVTRDVAAGAVFGPCALRSAHYHSIAFIALKSCDRRSSSYVFRVDPEAMRDSPLLASWLRLVQAASNAEEQNTEAFLKGAQLYFRTIRDIQQGEELLVWYDRELSHLLGFTEIKVRAAADGFRCLKCDRTFKKKYPYLAHCRFLCMDVRSDAIVTRRQQTTDFHNIARDLEHKKPTGSEHVCIDPRKRTYEEDLGVRGHKVFLLEKNNIGNQTNIRCLTAVVVPQESATNPQECKDKTFVPETEQVKCENLHVRDNSAFSCVLPKAADEEQKSAFCKPRRSTSDLSTSALYSTLDRPEDPKTGLGYRNLLASNFLYSDTVHNTLTLPSSLTLGSSYPYSPEHWPWSAGLQIQAPSSLALLPPTVSSLGVSVQNWCAKCNLSFRMTSDLVFHMRAHHKKELAPEAQVCLRREEKLTCPICHEFFRERHHLSRHMTSHN, from the exons ATGGAGCAGGTCGACAGTAAATGTCTTCACCACGCGCTGTCCGACGCCTTCTCCGGCGTGCGCGTCACCCGCGACGTGGCGGCGGGCGCCGTGTTCGGGCCGTGCGCGCTCCGGTCCGCCCACTACCACAGCATCGCGTTCATCGCTCTCAAGTCCTGCgacaggaggagcagcagctaCGTCTTCCGG GTCGACCCCGAGGCGATGCGTGACTCCCCCCTGTTGGCCTCCTGGCTCAGGCTTGTCCAGGCCGCCAGCAACGCTGAGGAGCAGAACACCGAGGCCTTCCTGAAGGGGGCTCAGCTGTACTTTCGGACGATTCGAGACATACAGCAAGGAGAGGAGCTCTTGGTGTGGTATGACAGGGAGCTCTCTCATCTCCTGGGATTCACCGAAATCAAAGTGAGGGCCGCTGCAGATG GGTTCCGATGTTTGAAATGTGATCGGACCTTCAAGAAGAAATACCCGTATCTCGCCCACTGCCGATTTCTCTGCATGGATGTCAGATCAGATGCAATTGTGACCAGGAGGCAACAGACCACTGATTTTCACAACATTGCACGAGACCTTGAGCACAAGAAACCCACCGGCAGCGAGCACGTGTGTATTGATCCCCGCAAAAGGACATACGAAGAGGACCTGGGTGTCAGGGGCCACAAAGTGTTTttgctggaaaaaaacaacattgggAACCAAACCAACATCCGCTGTCTCACAGCAGTGGTTGTTCCACAGGAGTCAGCCACAAATCCACAGGAATGTAAAGACAAAACTTTCGTACCAGAAACAGAGCAGGTCAAATGTGAAAACTTGCATGTCCGTGACAACAGTGCATTCtcatgcgtcctgccaaaagcAGCAGATGAGGAGCAAAAGAGTGCATTCTGCAAGCCGAGGCGGAGCACCAGTGACCTATCGACCTCTGCGCTCTACAGCACCCTGGATCGACCAGAGGACCCAAAAACTGGTTTGGGCTACAGGAACCTACTGGCATCGAATTTCTTATACAGCGACACGGTGCACAACACTCTGACGTTACCCAGTTCGCTCACTCTGGGGTCGTCATACCCCTACAGCCCGGAGCACTGGCCCTGGAGCGCAGGTCTCCAAATCCAGGCCCCTTCGTCACTGGCTCTGCTGCCCCCGACCGTGAGCTCGCTGGGGGTGTCTGTGCAGAACTGGTGCGCCAAGTGCAACTTGTCCTTCCGCATGACCTCCGACCTGGTGTTCCACATGCGTGCACACCACAAGAAGGAACTGGCACCTGAGGCGCAGGTTTGCTTGAGGCGAGAGGAGAAGCTCACATGCCCCATCTGCCATGAGTTCTTCCGTGAGCGTCACCACCTCTCACGCCACATGACGTCCCACAATTAA